From Herbiconiux flava, one genomic window encodes:
- a CDS encoding type II toxin-antitoxin system VapC family toxin, producing MILLDTNVVSELLRAQAASQVVDWTDRQPAHELCLSAVTLAELLQGVALLPAGTRRSELGRRVAHLVTHEFDRRIIPFDAECAVEFADVVASRRRLGRPITPFDAQIAASARVHGALLATRNERDFEHTGLPVVNPWLP from the coding sequence ATGATCCTGCTCGACACGAACGTGGTGTCCGAACTCCTTCGCGCTCAGGCCGCGAGTCAGGTCGTCGACTGGACCGACCGGCAGCCGGCCCACGAGCTGTGCCTCTCGGCCGTCACCCTCGCCGAGCTGCTGCAGGGGGTCGCACTCCTGCCGGCCGGCACGCGTCGCAGCGAGCTCGGCCGCCGGGTCGCGCACCTCGTGACACACGAGTTCGACCGGCGCATCATCCCGTTCGACGCCGAGTGCGCCGTCGAGTTCGCCGACGTGGTCGCCTCGCGCCGCCGTCTCGGCCGCCCCATCACCCCCTTCGACGCCCAGATCGCGGCGAGCGCACGCGTGCACGGCGCCCTCCTCGCCACCCGCAACGAGCGCGACTTCGAGCACACCGGCCTCCCCGTCGTGAACCCGTGGCTCCCCTGA
- the cofD gene encoding 2-phospho-L-lactate transferase, with amino-acid sequence MKVTVLAGGVGGARFLRGLRTQLRKAYPNGDGGSTAEVTAVVNTGDDMWLTGLRVCPDLDSIMYTLGGANDDERGWGRKDESERVSAELTAYGVGWPWFTLGDLDLGTHIARTSFLRDGLTLTEATARLTERWNPGVKLLPMSDEPVETHVEIILDGKRRIVHFEEWWVKHRAGVPAQRFIQVGADAAKPTPSVRRAIEQADVILVAPSNPVVSIGTILGVPGIRSALHEARAPIVGVSPIISGAAVRGMADACLTAIGVETTAAAVAKHYGSRSRGGLLDAWLIDESDAASAPVIESAGIRTSVVPLWMRDPDTSAQLAADALAAAARR; translated from the coding sequence GTGAAGGTGACGGTTCTCGCAGGCGGTGTCGGAGGTGCACGGTTCCTGAGGGGGCTGCGCACCCAGCTGAGGAAGGCGTACCCGAACGGCGACGGCGGCTCGACCGCCGAGGTCACGGCGGTCGTCAACACCGGCGACGACATGTGGCTGACCGGCCTCCGCGTCTGCCCCGACCTCGACTCGATCATGTACACGCTCGGCGGCGCCAACGACGACGAGCGCGGTTGGGGCCGGAAGGACGAGAGCGAGCGCGTCAGCGCCGAGCTCACCGCCTACGGCGTCGGTTGGCCGTGGTTCACCCTCGGCGACCTCGACCTCGGCACCCACATCGCGCGCACCAGCTTCCTGCGCGACGGCCTCACCCTGACCGAGGCCACCGCCCGGCTCACCGAGCGCTGGAACCCGGGTGTGAAGCTCCTCCCGATGAGCGACGAGCCGGTCGAGACGCACGTCGAGATCATCCTCGACGGCAAGCGCCGCATCGTGCACTTCGAGGAGTGGTGGGTGAAGCACCGGGCGGGCGTTCCGGCGCAGCGCTTCATCCAGGTGGGGGCGGATGCGGCGAAGCCGACCCCGTCGGTGCGGCGGGCGATCGAGCAGGCCGACGTGATCCTGGTGGCCCCGTCGAACCCCGTCGTGTCGATCGGCACCATCCTCGGAGTGCCCGGCATCCGCTCGGCGCTGCACGAGGCCCGCGCCCCGATCGTCGGGGTCTCCCCCATCATCTCGGGCGCGGCCGTGCGCGGCATGGCCGACGCCTGCCTCACGGCGATCGGCGTCGAGACGACCGCCGCGGCGGTGGCGAAGCACTACGGCTCCCGCTCGCGGGGTGGCCTGCTCGACGCCTGGCTGATCGACGAGAGCGACGCGGCGAGCGCCCCGGTCATCGAGTCGGCGGGCATCCGCACCTCGGTGGTGCCCCTCTGGATGCGCGACCCCGACACGAGCGCCCAGCTCGCCGCCGACGCCCTGGCCGCGGCCGCCCGCCGCTAG
- the guaD gene encoding guanine deaminase: protein MAKTAVRGTFLDFVDDPYKHVGNEEAAARFQADGLLVVEDGVIVDFGAYDDIASKHEGVEITEIRDRIILPGFIDGHIHLPQTRVLGAYGEQLLPWLQKWVFPEEHRYAERSYAEEGTKHFFDNLLASGTTTAQTFTTGNLTCNEVFFEEASRRNMRMIAGLTGIDRHVPDYFANTPEQFYDDSRTLIEKWHGKGRNLYAITPRFGFGASNELLAACQKLKQEFPDLWINTHISENPAEVHGVLALHDDCHDYLGVYEKYGLVGPKFTGGHGVWLSNSEFRRFSESGASVAFCPSSNLYLGSGLFRLGRALDPEHRVLVSYGTDMGGGNRFSLLNTLEDGYKVGMLNNTILDGSILPSDQDLAESERNKLSPLRAFYSLTKGGAEALYIDDLVGSFDIGKEADFVALDWTAGPPATAWHQSLSYSGGPMTLETVSDLLFGVMMVGDERAVDQTWIAGELAYQKA from the coding sequence TTGGCCAAGACAGCTGTGCGCGGAACCTTCCTGGACTTCGTCGACGACCCGTACAAGCACGTCGGCAACGAAGAGGCCGCCGCGCGGTTCCAGGCCGACGGCCTGCTGGTCGTCGAGGACGGCGTGATCGTCGACTTCGGCGCCTACGACGACATCGCCTCGAAGCACGAGGGCGTGGAGATCACCGAGATCCGCGACCGCATCATCCTCCCCGGCTTCATCGACGGCCACATCCACCTGCCGCAGACCCGCGTGCTCGGCGCCTACGGCGAGCAGCTGCTGCCCTGGCTGCAGAAGTGGGTCTTCCCCGAGGAGCACCGCTACGCCGAGCGCTCCTACGCCGAGGAGGGCACGAAGCACTTCTTCGACAACCTGCTCGCCTCGGGCACCACCACGGCGCAGACCTTCACGACCGGCAACCTCACCTGCAACGAGGTCTTCTTCGAGGAGGCCAGCCGCCGCAACATGCGCATGATCGCCGGCCTCACCGGCATCGACCGCCACGTGCCGGACTACTTCGCCAACACCCCCGAGCAGTTCTACGACGACAGCCGCACCCTGATCGAGAAGTGGCACGGCAAGGGCCGCAACCTCTACGCGATCACCCCGCGCTTCGGCTTCGGCGCCTCCAACGAGCTGCTGGCCGCCTGCCAGAAGCTCAAGCAGGAGTTCCCCGACCTGTGGATCAACACCCACATCTCCGAGAACCCCGCCGAGGTGCACGGCGTGCTGGCGCTCCACGACGACTGCCACGACTACCTCGGCGTGTACGAGAAGTACGGACTGGTGGGTCCGAAGTTCACGGGCGGCCACGGCGTCTGGCTGTCCAACAGCGAGTTCCGCCGCTTCTCGGAGTCCGGCGCCTCGGTGGCCTTCTGCCCGTCGTCGAACCTCTATCTCGGATCGGGCCTGTTCCGCCTCGGCCGGGCGCTCGACCCCGAGCACCGCGTGCTCGTCTCGTACGGCACCGACATGGGCGGCGGAAACCGCTTCAGCCTGCTCAACACGCTCGAAGACGGCTACAAGGTGGGGATGCTCAACAACACCATCCTCGACGGCAGCATCCTGCCGAGCGACCAGGACCTCGCCGAGTCGGAGCGCAACAAGCTCTCGCCGCTCCGCGCTTTCTACTCGCTCACCAAGGGAGGCGCCGAGGCGCTCTACATCGACGACCTCGTCGGCTCGTTCGACATCGGCAAGGAAGCCGACTTCGTCGCCCTCGACTGGACCGCCGGGCCCCCCGCCACGGCCTGGCACCAGAGCCTGTCGTACAGCGGCGGCCCGATGACGCTCGAGACCGTCTCCGACCTGCTCTTCGGCGTGATGATGGTCGGCGACGAGCGCGCCGTCGACCAGACCTGGATCGCGGGCGAGCTCGCCTACCAGAAGGCCTGA
- a CDS encoding antibiotic biosynthesis monooxygenase has protein sequence MTETAVPGTTTEPGGRVTLVVHRRLAEKDYPAYEAWQKKVADSVSRWPGFLERELIRPNPPLQVDWVTVQHFRDAGSARGWLQSAERKNLVDEIGDRFIGNDDVHLFTEEAKHPSEAASVLISSRVAPEDEARFLEWQREISAIESRFEGFVGHKVERPVAGVQDDWVVVLSFDSEPHLNAWLDSPERAALLEEGAAYNEQLKLTRSSYGFGFWSGRSSPDALPDPVFKSNLLVLLMLYPIVFLWGYFIADPLFADHGVPFWLSLFIGNLVSTQLLGWFFVPWAFKLFGWWVKRGVPVKTHVLGYAIVVAGYLVSMGLYAWLMSLRPAN, from the coding sequence GTGACCGAGACGGCGGTGCCCGGCACCACGACGGAGCCGGGTGGCCGGGTCACCCTCGTCGTGCACCGCCGCCTCGCCGAGAAGGACTATCCGGCCTACGAGGCCTGGCAGAAGAAGGTCGCCGACAGCGTCTCGCGTTGGCCGGGCTTCCTCGAGCGCGAGCTGATCCGGCCGAACCCGCCGCTGCAGGTCGACTGGGTGACCGTGCAGCACTTCCGCGACGCCGGCTCGGCGCGCGGTTGGCTGCAGAGCGCCGAGCGCAAGAACCTGGTCGACGAGATCGGTGACCGCTTCATCGGCAACGACGACGTGCACCTGTTCACCGAGGAGGCGAAGCACCCGAGCGAAGCGGCGTCGGTGCTCATCTCCAGCCGGGTCGCTCCCGAGGACGAGGCGCGCTTCCTCGAGTGGCAGCGCGAGATCTCGGCCATCGAGTCGCGCTTCGAGGGCTTCGTCGGCCACAAGGTCGAGCGCCCGGTGGCCGGCGTGCAGGACGACTGGGTCGTCGTGCTGAGCTTCGACAGCGAGCCGCACCTGAACGCCTGGCTCGACTCGCCCGAGCGCGCCGCCCTGCTCGAGGAGGGCGCGGCCTACAACGAGCAGCTGAAGCTCACCCGGTCCAGCTACGGCTTCGGCTTCTGGTCGGGGCGATCGAGCCCGGATGCGCTGCCCGACCCGGTCTTCAAGAGCAACCTCCTGGTGCTGCTCATGCTCTACCCCATCGTCTTCCTGTGGGGCTACTTCATCGCCGACCCGCTGTTCGCCGACCACGGGGTGCCGTTCTGGCTCTCGCTGTTCATCGGCAACCTGGTCTCGACGCAGCTGCTCGGCTGGTTCTTCGTGCCGTGGGCGTTCAAGCTCTTCGGCTGGTGGGTGAAGCGGGGCGTCCCGGTGAAGACGCACGTGCTGGGATACGCCATCGTCGTCGCCGGCTACCTCGTCTCGATGGGGCTCTACGCTTGGCTGATGTCGCTCCGCCCGGCGAACTAG
- the hydA gene encoding dihydropyrimidinase, which translates to MKTLIKGGTVVNATGTATADVLIDGETIAAVLAPGSTLLGFDIEQNVDQVVDATGKYVIPGGIDAHTHMQMPFGGTEASDTFETGTRAAAHGGTTSIIDFVVQYAGENILDQYNLWQEKAAGQCAVDYGFHQILSDVQDSSLTAMDELINEGVTSFKLFMAYKGVFLSDDGQIVKAMQRASDNGSLIMMHAENGSVIDLLVKQHLERGETTPYYHGVSRPWQAEEEATHRAIMLANLTGAPLYIVHVSAKQAVEQIAAARDNGQNVFAETCPQYLYLSLEDQLGASSPEWGEFEGAKWVCSTPLRSKHEGHQHHMWQGLRTNDLQVISTDHCPFCMKGQKDMGLADFSKIPNGIGSVEHRMDLIYQGVVMGEITLPRWVELTSTTPARMFGVYGKKGVIQPGADGDVVIYDPNGHTSIGLEKTHHMNMDYSAWEGYEIDGHVDTVFSRGRMIVDDDAYLGRKGDGAYFKRGLSQYLI; encoded by the coding sequence ATGAAGACTCTGATCAAGGGCGGCACCGTCGTCAACGCCACGGGCACGGCCACGGCCGACGTGCTGATCGACGGCGAGACCATCGCCGCGGTGCTCGCCCCGGGCAGCACGCTGCTCGGCTTCGACATCGAACAGAACGTCGACCAGGTCGTCGACGCCACCGGCAAGTACGTCATCCCCGGCGGCATCGACGCGCACACCCACATGCAGATGCCGTTCGGCGGCACCGAGGCCTCGGACACCTTCGAGACCGGCACCCGCGCGGCGGCGCACGGCGGCACCACGTCGATCATCGACTTCGTCGTGCAGTACGCCGGCGAGAACATCCTCGACCAGTACAACCTGTGGCAGGAGAAGGCGGCCGGGCAGTGCGCGGTCGACTACGGCTTCCACCAGATCCTGTCCGACGTGCAGGACTCGTCCCTGACCGCGATGGACGAGCTGATCAACGAGGGCGTCACGAGCTTCAAGCTGTTCATGGCCTACAAGGGCGTGTTCCTGTCGGACGACGGCCAGATCGTCAAGGCGATGCAGCGGGCCTCCGACAACGGATCGCTGATCATGATGCACGCCGAGAACGGCTCGGTCATCGACCTGCTCGTCAAGCAGCACCTCGAGCGCGGCGAGACCACGCCCTACTACCACGGCGTCTCGCGGCCGTGGCAGGCCGAGGAGGAGGCGACGCACCGAGCGATCATGCTCGCGAACCTCACGGGGGCTCCGCTGTACATCGTGCACGTCAGCGCCAAGCAGGCCGTCGAGCAGATCGCCGCCGCCCGCGACAACGGCCAGAACGTGTTCGCGGAGACCTGCCCGCAGTACCTCTACCTCTCGCTCGAGGACCAGCTCGGAGCATCCAGCCCGGAATGGGGCGAGTTCGAGGGCGCGAAGTGGGTCTGCTCGACGCCGCTGCGCTCGAAGCACGAGGGTCACCAGCACCACATGTGGCAGGGCCTGCGCACGAACGACCTGCAGGTCATCTCGACCGACCACTGCCCCTTCTGCATGAAGGGCCAGAAGGACATGGGCCTGGCCGACTTCTCGAAGATCCCGAACGGCATCGGCTCGGTCGAGCACCGGATGGACCTGATCTACCAGGGCGTCGTGATGGGCGAGATCACGCTGCCCCGCTGGGTGGAGCTCACGAGCACCACGCCGGCGCGGATGTTCGGTGTCTACGGCAAGAAGGGCGTCATCCAGCCCGGCGCCGACGGCGACGTGGTGATCTACGACCCGAACGGCCACACCTCCATCGGGCTGGAGAAGACCCACCACATGAACATGGACTACTCGGCCTGGGAGGGCTACGAGATCGACGGCCACGTCGACACCGTGTTCTCGCGGGGCCGCATGATCGTCGACGACGACGCGTACCTCGGCCGCAAGGGCGACGGCGCGTACTTTAAGCGCGGCCTCAGCCAGTACCTGATCTGA
- a CDS encoding aminotransferase class I/II-fold pyridoxal phosphate-dependent enzyme: protein MLERIVDAVEHRTPEGIAAAISRLIRSGSLGAGDRLPTVRDVASTLGVSPATVSNAWQALSGVGLITSRGRAGSYVLQAATPWMPPHFGELAGSHVTARLDLSTGTPDPSLLPDLSHALTKVPTRADTASYLSSPVLPGLEKHLRASWPYPVASLTIVDGALDAISRALETLVRFGDRVVVENPTFPPFLDLLETFGAERLPVDVDEQGMLPRQLADALALGPVAVILQPRAHNPTGISMGAARARELARVLRAHDHLCDPVVIEDDHSGEISSSPAHSLGTWLPHRTLHVRSFAKSHGPDLRIAALGGPEALIDRIVARRLLGPGWTSRMLQTILYELLTAPTSVDTVHDARRIYQARQRLLSEALVEQGLPHEPSDGINTWLPVADEKAAILTLAASGIRVAAGSSFVAAAPVPDARPPQFLRVTAGRVVDDFDAVAALLAAAARAE, encoded by the coding sequence ATGCTCGAACGGATCGTCGACGCGGTGGAGCACCGCACGCCCGAGGGCATCGCCGCGGCCATCTCCCGCCTCATCCGCTCGGGCTCCCTCGGCGCGGGCGACCGGCTGCCGACGGTGCGCGACGTCGCGTCGACCCTCGGGGTCAGCCCGGCCACGGTGAGCAACGCCTGGCAGGCGCTCTCGGGTGTCGGCCTGATCACCTCCCGCGGCCGGGCGGGCAGCTACGTGCTCCAGGCCGCCACGCCGTGGATGCCGCCGCACTTCGGCGAGCTCGCCGGCTCGCACGTGACGGCCCGGCTCGACCTCTCGACCGGCACGCCCGATCCGTCGCTGCTGCCCGACCTGTCCCACGCGCTCACCAAGGTGCCCACCCGTGCCGACACGGCGAGCTACCTGAGCTCCCCGGTGCTCCCGGGGCTCGAGAAGCACCTGCGCGCATCCTGGCCCTATCCCGTCGCGTCGCTGACGATCGTCGACGGCGCCCTCGACGCCATCTCCCGCGCACTCGAGACGCTGGTGCGCTTCGGCGACCGCGTCGTGGTCGAGAACCCGACGTTCCCGCCGTTCCTCGACCTGCTCGAGACCTTCGGGGCCGAGCGGCTGCCGGTCGACGTCGACGAGCAGGGGATGCTCCCCCGGCAGCTCGCGGACGCCCTCGCCCTGGGGCCCGTCGCCGTCATCCTGCAGCCCCGGGCGCACAACCCCACGGGCATCTCGATGGGCGCGGCGCGGGCGCGGGAGCTCGCCCGGGTGCTGCGGGCGCACGACCACCTCTGTGACCCCGTGGTGATCGAGGACGACCACTCCGGCGAGATCTCCTCGAGCCCCGCGCACAGCCTCGGCACCTGGCTGCCGCACCGCACCCTGCACGTGCGGAGCTTCGCCAAGTCGCACGGCCCCGACCTCCGCATCGCCGCGCTCGGCGGGCCGGAGGCGCTGATCGACCGGATCGTGGCGCGCCGCCTGCTCGGCCCGGGCTGGACGTCGCGGATGCTGCAGACCATCCTCTACGAGCTGCTCACCGCGCCGACCTCGGTCGACACGGTGCACGACGCCAGGCGCATCTACCAGGCCCGGCAGCGGCTGCTCTCGGAGGCGCTGGTCGAGCAGGGGCTGCCGCACGAGCCCTCCGACGGCATCAACACCTGGCTGCCGGTGGCCGACGAGAAGGCGGCGATCCTCACGCTGGCGGCCAGCGGCATCCGCGTGGCGGCGGGCTCCTCGTTCGTCGCCGCGGCCCCGGTTCCGGATGCGCGGCCGCCGCAGTTCCTCCGCGTCACCGCGGGCCGCGTCGTCGACGACTTCGACGCCGTGGCCGCCCTCCTGGCCGCCGCCGCCCGCGCCGAGTAG
- a CDS encoding bifunctional FO biosynthesis protein CofGH: MPEDLPFPTSTGVRATGRSTAPAPVEQTFVPNASAIRRALKRAETGVALDATEAETLLHARGDDLERLLTAASRVRDAGLEIAGRPGVITYSRKVFIPLTHLCRDRCHYCTFVETPGGLEKQGKAPFLSPDEVLAIAREGAALGCKEALFTLGDRPEERWPVAREWLEARGYDSTIAYLRAVAILVLEETGLLPHLNPGVMTWEEIQRLKPVAPSMGMMLETTADRLWSEKGGPHYGSPDKDPVVRLRVLEDAGRSNVPFTTGLLLGIGENYAERVDGMFSIRSAARRHGHVQEVIIQNFRAKPATAMMAADDLETQEYVAAVAVARLVLGPKARVQAPPNLTDARELGLLVRAGIDDWGGVSPLTPDHVNPERPWPHIDDLARLTAEAGFELRERLTAHPHFVRAEEPWIDPRVLPHVRALAGPDGLAVEGRIPVGLPWQERDWTSSGSGRTELHTEIDTIGRTGDRRSDFEDVYGDWAELREHVGANEGTAPRASGDPAIRSALARAAEDPAGLSDTDYLTLLGADGPDLEALAALADDVRRATVGDEVGYVVNRNINFTNVCYTGCRFCAFAQRRTDADAYTLSMEQVGDRVDEAWMIGATEICMQGGIHPDLPGSAYFDLARTVKARQPDIHLHAFSPMEIVNGASRTGLSYRDFLLEAKAAGLDSIPGTAAEILDDDVRWVLTKGKLPAAAWIDIVSTAHDIGLRSSSTMMYGHVDNPSHWVGHLRTLARVQDETGGFTEFVLLPFIHMNAPVYLAGVARPGPTRQENRAIHAVSRLMLHGRIDHVQTSWVKLGNAGTQQMLQGGADDLGGTLMEETISRMAGADNGSEKTVDELERMIGEIGRVPVQRTTTYGRPTAERVAVAREFASQGFAATGRTLHTNLLA; this comes from the coding sequence ATGCCCGAAGATCTTCCGTTCCCCACGTCCACGGGCGTGCGCGCCACGGGCCGCAGCACGGCCCCCGCCCCCGTCGAGCAGACGTTCGTGCCGAACGCCTCGGCCATCCGCCGTGCGCTGAAGCGCGCCGAGACGGGCGTCGCCCTCGACGCCACCGAGGCCGAGACGCTGCTGCACGCCCGGGGCGACGACCTCGAGCGGCTCCTCACCGCCGCCTCCCGGGTGCGCGACGCCGGCCTCGAGATCGCAGGCCGCCCCGGCGTCATCACCTACTCGCGCAAGGTCTTCATCCCGCTCACCCACCTCTGCCGCGACCGCTGCCACTACTGCACCTTCGTCGAGACGCCCGGTGGTCTCGAGAAGCAGGGCAAGGCGCCCTTCCTCTCCCCCGACGAGGTGCTCGCGATCGCCCGCGAGGGCGCGGCGCTGGGCTGCAAGGAGGCGCTGTTCACCCTCGGCGACCGCCCCGAGGAGCGCTGGCCCGTGGCCCGCGAATGGCTCGAGGCCCGTGGCTACGACTCCACCATCGCCTACCTCCGCGCGGTCGCGATCCTCGTGCTCGAGGAGACCGGCCTCCTCCCGCACCTGAACCCCGGGGTGATGACCTGGGAGGAGATCCAGCGCCTGAAGCCCGTCGCCCCGTCGATGGGCATGATGCTCGAGACCACCGCCGACCGCCTCTGGAGCGAGAAGGGCGGGCCGCACTACGGCTCCCCCGACAAGGATCCCGTGGTTCGCCTGCGCGTGCTCGAGGACGCCGGGCGCTCGAACGTGCCCTTCACCACCGGCCTGCTGCTCGGCATCGGCGAGAACTACGCCGAGCGCGTCGACGGGATGTTCTCCATCCGCTCGGCCGCCCGCCGGCACGGTCACGTGCAGGAGGTGATCATCCAGAACTTCCGCGCGAAGCCCGCGACCGCCATGATGGCCGCCGACGACCTGGAGACCCAGGAGTACGTCGCGGCAGTCGCCGTGGCGCGGCTCGTCCTCGGCCCGAAGGCTCGGGTGCAGGCTCCGCCGAATCTGACGGATGCGCGTGAGCTGGGTCTCCTCGTGCGCGCCGGCATCGACGACTGGGGCGGCGTCTCGCCGCTCACCCCCGACCACGTGAACCCCGAGCGCCCGTGGCCGCACATCGACGACCTGGCCCGCCTCACCGCGGAGGCCGGCTTCGAGCTGCGCGAGCGGCTCACGGCGCACCCCCACTTCGTGCGCGCCGAGGAGCCCTGGATCGACCCCCGCGTCCTCCCCCACGTCCGCGCCCTCGCGGGGCCCGACGGGCTGGCCGTCGAGGGGCGCATCCCGGTCGGGCTACCCTGGCAGGAGCGGGACTGGACCTCCTCGGGCTCCGGCCGCACCGAGCTGCACACCGAGATCGACACGATCGGCCGCACCGGCGACCGCCGCAGCGACTTCGAGGACGTCTACGGCGACTGGGCCGAGCTGCGCGAGCACGTCGGGGCGAACGAGGGCACGGCGCCCCGCGCATCCGGAGACCCAGCGATACGGAGCGCCCTGGCCCGTGCCGCGGAGGACCCGGCCGGCCTGAGCGACACCGACTACCTCACCCTGCTCGGCGCCGACGGCCCCGACCTGGAGGCCCTCGCGGCCCTCGCCGACGACGTGCGCCGGGCGACCGTGGGCGACGAGGTCGGCTACGTCGTGAACCGCAACATCAACTTCACGAACGTCTGCTACACGGGCTGTCGCTTCTGCGCCTTCGCTCAGCGGCGCACCGACGCCGACGCCTACACGCTGTCGATGGAGCAGGTCGGCGACCGCGTCGACGAGGCCTGGATGATCGGGGCCACCGAGATCTGCATGCAGGGCGGCATCCACCCCGACCTGCCCGGCTCGGCGTACTTCGACCTGGCGCGCACGGTGAAGGCGCGGCAGCCCGACATCCACCTGCACGCGTTCAGCCCGATGGAGATCGTGAACGGCGCCTCGCGCACCGGGCTGTCGTACCGCGACTTCCTGCTCGAGGCGAAGGCGGCGGGGCTCGACTCGATCCCGGGCACGGCCGCCGAGATCCTCGACGACGACGTGCGCTGGGTGCTCACCAAGGGCAAGCTGCCGGCCGCCGCGTGGATCGACATCGTCTCGACCGCGCACGACATCGGCCTGCGCTCCTCGTCGACCATGATGTACGGGCACGTCGACAACCCCTCGCACTGGGTCGGGCACCTGCGCACGCTGGCGCGGGTTCAGGACGAGACCGGCGGGTTCACCGAGTTCGTGCTGCTGCCGTTCATCCACATGAACGCCCCCGTCTACCTCGCCGGCGTCGCCCGGCCGGGGCCGACGAGGCAGGAGAACCGGGCCATCCACGCGGTGTCGCGGCTGATGCTGCACGGGCGCATCGACCACGTGCAGACCTCGTGGGTGAAGCTCGGCAACGCGGGCACGCAGCAGATGCTGCAGGGCGGCGCCGACGACCTCGGCGGCACCCTGATGGAGGAGACGATCAGCCGCATGGCAGGTGCCGACAACGGCTCCGAGAAGACGGTCGACGAGCTCGAGCGGATGATCGGGGAGATCGGCCGCGTGCCGGTGCAGCGCACCACGACCTACGGCCGCCCCACGGCCGAGCGCGTCGCGGTCGCCCGCGAGTTCGCCTCGCAGGGCTTCGCGGCCACGGGCCGCACCCTCCACACGAACCTCCTGGCCTGA
- a CDS encoding FitA-like ribbon-helix-helix domain-containing protein, with translation MTAAKGGMMATITVRDLEDGTRERLRVRAARNGRSMEAEARQILTSAVASEPADTAGVGSRIRSLFADVGYADDLADLLPERAAPADRVDFDR, from the coding sequence TTGACAGCAGCGAAGGGCGGCATGATGGCGACGATCACGGTGCGAGATCTCGAAGACGGCACCAGGGAGCGACTGCGCGTCAGGGCGGCCCGCAACGGGAGGTCGATGGAGGCCGAGGCGCGCCAGATCCTCACCTCAGCTGTGGCGAGCGAGCCGGCCGACACGGCCGGGGTGGGCAGCCGCATCCGGTCGCTGTTCGCCGACGTCGGGTACGCCGACGATCTCGCCGATCTGCTGCCCGAGCGCGCCGCACCGGCTGATCGCGTCGACTTCGACCGATGA
- a CDS encoding nitrilase-related carbon-nitrogen hydrolase produces the protein MTTIRAAISQTTWTGDKESMLDKHEQFMRDAAAQGAQVICFQELFYGPYFGITQDKKYYRYAEPADGPIVQRFAALAKELNMVTILPIYEEEQTGVYYNTAVVVDADGSIVGKYRKHHIPHLESFYEKFYFRPGNLGYPVFDTAVGKVGVHICYDRHFPEGWRELGLNGAQIVFNPNASKPGLSNRLWELEGPAAAGANQYFVLVPNRVGKEDNEYGDLAVDFYGTSYVVDPRGNYVGELGSSEHEELLIRDLDLDAIRDTRDDWQFYRDRRPDAYNEIVAP, from the coding sequence ATGACGACGATCCGCGCGGCGATATCCCAGACCACCTGGACGGGCGACAAGGAGTCGATGCTCGACAAGCACGAGCAGTTCATGCGCGACGCGGCCGCCCAGGGCGCGCAGGTGATCTGCTTCCAGGAGCTGTTCTACGGGCCCTACTTCGGCATCACGCAGGACAAGAAGTACTACCGCTACGCCGAGCCGGCCGACGGCCCGATCGTGCAGCGCTTCGCCGCGCTGGCGAAGGAGCTGAACATGGTCACGATCCTCCCGATCTACGAGGAGGAGCAGACCGGCGTCTACTACAACACCGCCGTGGTCGTCGACGCCGACGGCAGCATCGTCGGCAAGTACCGCAAGCACCACATCCCGCACCTCGAGAGCTTCTACGAGAAGTTCTACTTCCGCCCCGGCAACCTCGGCTACCCGGTCTTCGACACCGCCGTCGGCAAGGTCGGCGTGCACATCTGCTACGACCGCCACTTCCCTGAGGGCTGGCGCGAGCTCGGCCTGAACGGCGCCCAGATCGTCTTCAACCCCAACGCCTCCAAGCCCGGCCTGTCGAACCGCCTCTGGGAGCTCGAGGGCCCCGCGGCCGCCGGCGCGAACCAGTACTTCGTGCTGGTGCCCAACCGGGTCGGCAAGGAGGACAACGAGTACGGCGACCTCGCCGTCGACTTCTACGGCACGAGCTACGTGGTCGACCCGCGCGGCAACTACGTCGGCGAACTCGGATCGAGCGAGCACGAGGAACTGCTCATCCGCGACCTCGACCTCGACGCCATCCGCGACACCCGCGACGACTGGCAGTTCTACCGCGACCGCCGTCCCGACGCCTACAACGAGATCGTCGCACCGTAG